The Thermotoga sp. SG1 genome includes a window with the following:
- the amrB gene encoding AmmeMemoRadiSam system protein B → MIREPVVAGLFYPSRRDELIEQIRMCFFDRKIGPGELPGPVEKDLQNPVGLVSPHAGYIYSGPVAAWGFLEVARLGKPSLVVIIGPNHTGLGKPVGIWPEGFWETPLGGVPVNKEAVEILLNSSRYAEEDTLSHLREHSIEVQLPFLQFVFGDFSIVPVCLMDQSSTVAEDLAFAVRELMKKFSDVLIIASTDLNHYEDQKTTLKKDFLVVEAIEKRDPRLLYEYLVKEDISMCGYGGVAVLLNLGFSSVRILKHATSGDVSGDTLEVVGYLSAILS, encoded by the coding sequence ATGATTAGAGAACCTGTTGTGGCGGGTCTTTTTTATCCATCTCGTAGAGACGAATTGATCGAGCAGATAAGAATGTGCTTTTTCGACAGAAAGATAGGACCAGGCGAGCTGCCTGGTCCTGTTGAAAAGGATCTTCAGAATCCTGTCGGTCTTGTCTCTCCCCACGCAGGTTACATCTACAGTGGTCCAGTTGCGGCCTGGGGATTTCTCGAAGTAGCAAGGCTTGGAAAGCCCTCACTTGTTGTCATAATCGGCCCGAACCACACAGGTCTTGGAAAGCCTGTGGGGATCTGGCCGGAAGGGTTCTGGGAGACTCCACTTGGAGGAGTTCCTGTGAACAAAGAAGCGGTAGAGATTCTGCTGAACAGTTCCAGATACGCAGAAGAGGACACTCTTTCACACCTTAGAGAACACTCCATCGAAGTCCAGCTTCCCTTCCTTCAGTTTGTCTTCGGTGATTTTTCCATAGTTCCAGTATGTCTGATGGATCAGAGTTCAACGGTCGCTGAAGATCTTGCCTTCGCCGTTCGTGAGTTGATGAAAAAGTTCAGTGATGTCTTGATAATAGCCTCCACCGATCTGAACCATTACGAGGATCAGAAGACCACCCTGAAGAAAGACTTCCTCGTTGTAGAGGCGATAGAAAAGCGTGATCCCAGGTTACTTTATGAATACCTTGTGAAAGAGGACATAAGCATGTGTGGTTATGGAGGAGTTGCGGTTCTTCTGAACCTTGGCTTTTCCAGTGTCAGGATTTTGAAACACGCCACAAGTGGAGATGTGTCGGGAGACACGCTTGAGGTAGTGGGTTATCTCAGTGCGATCCTGTCGTGA
- the murJ gene encoding murein biosynthesis integral membrane protein MurJ, which yields MSNLKKTLSFSLGTFLSRITGLLRDMILAGTFGASSVLDAYYIAIIFPFFLRRTFAEGAMSSAFLPIYNQLKTRKERENFASAVLTSLGLFTVAIVVFSEVFPHLMVTLFATGSEENTKSLAASLLRITSPFITIVFVWAVFYSIHNSSHRYFLPALTPMFSNLGVILGSLTGDVKWAAAGFTLGGLAGLIVLLPWKEGFKYRPSFKGLSYFYKLFFATFLTMAVSQVTTIVDVNVASFLDPGSLSLIQLSSRLYQLPLGIFGVAVSTVALSTLSQTEDYDKDLKDFVMKNLFLTLPSSVGLFVLSERLISLLFGYGAFTTEATKRAAEILSMYAVGLCFVSLFQLLSRAHHAQKKVRFPFKATLLVSFINIVLDIVLGLTTGAKGIALATSISYMAGFFFLFFKTRLSFDVQILKIIAASSVMGTTLSFAKEFLPGRVGTIVLVLLGIAVYFAVGKILRIKEIKEIFTTGSH from the coding sequence GTGTCCAATCTGAAAAAAACTCTTTCTTTTTCGCTGGGAACCTTCTTATCCAGGATCACGGGCTTGCTTCGAGATATGATACTCGCGGGAACCTTCGGTGCCTCATCTGTCCTCGATGCCTACTACATCGCCATCATTTTTCCTTTTTTTCTGAGAAGGACCTTTGCCGAGGGAGCAATGAGTTCTGCCTTTCTTCCGATCTACAACCAGCTGAAAACCAGAAAAGAAAGAGAAAACTTCGCCTCCGCTGTTCTCACATCTCTGGGGCTTTTTACCGTCGCGATAGTCGTCTTTTCCGAAGTGTTTCCCCATCTCATGGTGACTCTTTTCGCAACAGGATCAGAAGAGAACACAAAGTCACTTGCAGCAAGTCTTCTTCGAATAACATCTCCCTTCATCACCATCGTTTTCGTCTGGGCAGTTTTTTACTCGATTCACAACTCTTCACACAGATACTTTCTGCCCGCTTTGACACCGATGTTCTCAAATCTTGGTGTGATACTGGGCAGTCTCACCGGCGATGTAAAATGGGCAGCCGCTGGCTTCACGCTTGGTGGCCTTGCAGGGTTGATCGTTCTTTTGCCTTGGAAAGAAGGATTCAAGTACAGACCGAGCTTCAAAGGTCTGTCGTACTTTTACAAGCTCTTTTTCGCCACCTTTTTGACTATGGCAGTTTCTCAGGTTACAACAATAGTGGATGTTAACGTGGCCTCTTTTCTGGATCCAGGATCCCTTTCACTGATACAGCTTTCCAGCCGTCTTTATCAACTTCCGCTGGGTATCTTCGGTGTGGCCGTCTCCACCGTTGCGCTCTCGACACTCAGCCAAACGGAGGATTACGACAAAGATCTGAAAGACTTCGTCATGAAGAACCTGTTTCTCACCCTTCCATCATCCGTTGGTCTTTTTGTACTCTCTGAAAGACTCATCTCTCTTTTGTTCGGATACGGGGCATTCACCACAGAAGCCACAAAGAGAGCGGCAGAAATCCTCTCGATGTACGCTGTGGGACTGTGTTTTGTTTCACTTTTTCAGCTCCTTTCACGTGCCCACCACGCCCAGAAAAAAGTCAGATTTCCTTTCAAGGCCACCCTGCTTGTCTCTTTCATAAACATCGTACTGGACATCGTTCTCGGTCTCACCACGGGAGCAAAAGGCATTGCCCTTGCCACCAGTATCTCCTATATGGCAGGGTTCTTCTTTTTGTTTTTCAAAACCAGGTTATCTTTCGACGTGCAGATCCTCAAAATAATCGCTGCGTCAAGCGTTATGGGAACAACACTATCTTTTGCAAAAGAATTTCTTCCAGGAAGAGTAGGAACCATTGTTCTTGTACTTCTTGGAATAGCAGTATATTTTGCCGTCGGAAAGATATTGAGAATAAAGGAAATAAAGGAAATTTTCACGACAGGATCGCACTGA
- the flgM gene encoding flagellar biosynthesis anti-sigma factor FlgM, producing MVIDSVNGPREVNPLEGIKGPSVEKSREKKKSEQGDRIELRHTWSVEELSKEAKNISSVREELVEELRRAIESGNYFVDTERLARKILEELSE from the coding sequence ATGGTGATAGATAGCGTGAACGGGCCAAGGGAAGTGAATCCTCTTGAAGGAATAAAGGGACCTTCCGTAGAAAAATCAAGGGAGAAGAAAAAGAGCGAGCAGGGAGACAGAATCGAGCTTCGCCATACCTGGAGTGTGGAAGAACTCTCCAAAGAGGCAAAGAACATCTCCTCCGTGAGAGAAGAACTCGTAGAAGAGCTGAGAAGAGCCATAGAGAGTGGAAACTATTTCGTTGATACGGAAAGACTCGCTCGGAAGATACTGGAGGAATTGTCCGAATGA
- the flgN gene encoding flagellar export chaperone FlgN, producing MKREKLKNVLTKKIDLMEKLRELLQEKLEAIVTKDFKKLEGVIGRIEEMSFQMEMVNEELKAALNLHSQGLKLVDLLEMYKDDEEMILILKDFFESLNRITFEVEKLKQAIDFHLRYIDLVFGLQRNSVTYRKDGSFDEDGPSTFLGRS from the coding sequence ATGAAGAGAGAGAAATTGAAGAACGTTCTGACGAAAAAAATAGATCTTATGGAAAAACTTAGGGAGCTTCTACAAGAAAAGCTTGAGGCTATTGTAACGAAGGATTTCAAGAAGCTGGAAGGTGTTATCGGACGCATTGAGGAAATGTCTTTCCAGATGGAAATGGTCAACGAAGAATTAAAAGCTGCTCTGAATTTGCATAGTCAGGGATTGAAACTCGTTGATCTTCTGGAGATGTACAAAGATGATGAAGAGATGATATTGATTTTGAAAGATTTCTTCGAATCCCTGAACAGGATCACGTTTGAAGTAGAAAAGTTGAAGCAGGCTATAGACTTTCACTTGAGATACATAGATCTTGTCTTCGGGCTTCAAAGAAACAGTGTCACGTACAGAAAAGATGGTTCATTCGATGAAGACGGTCCGTCCACTTTCCTTGGGAGGTCCTGA
- the flgK gene encoding flagellar hook-associated protein FlgK yields the protein MPDMSMFGILNTALTGIYTHKLAMNVVGHNIANANTPGYSRQRPVIEATPPIPLTTLTQPSIPLQMGTGSRVRTIVRLRDAFLDIQYRQVNNRYNYWDTTLSNLHFIEQLLSEPGENGIRSLVDNFWNAFQEVMSDPSNTASKAEVVSRAQQMVSQMKDLYGRLEQLREDIDNEIVQRVSEINQMIKRLADLNNKIRIGMTLKSPPNDLLDERDRILDELSDLVNINYTEAEDGQITLRIGNQIVLNGSTYNEVRALERPYGKGYHELFVGNAKLILSDGKLKALLDLRDSTIVKYMRKLDEFVLFTTDAINLIHRDGFEAGGVTTNLDFFKKIESFSNDPAIFRLKGNRKLEMGPYHVVTGVHSATSVSEITGKTFTSSDLIFSFGGGTSSNLAVTPGMTIGDLALSWSLLGTTLNIGQHAGGYRLYLEDTSGDLRNKVFFSLGNSLSKMGFETETRGFLTIKESDLSSLSSGVYNVNVEYTLEDGSKQTETISIDLSSGVNLSNIASSINSSSHLMAQIYTDPATGENMLVIVPDEHLNFDPSAVNVLSDDSFFTKSNAFIRNYEVLKYKDTLENVFHGQTGFDPTSAFTITINSTDIEIDPAVDTLETIVEKINEKGTGVLADLTPHNSFVLRATSLYDFDLRMMEIKGPQGFFEALGLIDPDNNPTTFDWTNSYTLVSKNDNFDTLRERFKVADILTFDKAPLDEPLNIVNQFEVSSSLSSNPNNLAVDIGYALENSNWNVVDISPTGAANPKLLEMIQNLYTRKMLSNGKESFYEFFGGVVAELGVEAETASSLKTNTEILKQEIDNERERVKGVSLDEEMANMIEYQHAFSAAAKVISTVDEMIQIVINMVR from the coding sequence ATGCCTGATATGTCCATGTTCGGCATCCTCAACACGGCACTCACCGGAATATACACTCACAAACTGGCGATGAACGTGGTCGGACACAACATAGCGAACGCAAACACACCGGGATATTCCAGGCAGCGTCCCGTTATAGAGGCAACTCCTCCCATTCCTCTGACCACACTGACCCAGCCCTCCATTCCTCTTCAAATGGGAACTGGCTCCAGGGTCAGAACGATAGTGAGATTGAGAGATGCGTTTCTCGATATCCAGTACAGACAGGTGAACAACAGGTACAACTACTGGGATACCACACTGTCCAACCTACACTTCATAGAACAGCTTTTGTCAGAGCCGGGAGAGAACGGTATCAGAAGCCTTGTGGACAACTTCTGGAACGCCTTTCAGGAAGTTATGTCTGATCCTTCCAACACCGCTTCCAAGGCAGAAGTCGTTTCAAGGGCACAACAGATGGTATCCCAGATGAAGGATCTCTACGGGAGGCTGGAACAACTCAGGGAAGACATAGACAATGAGATCGTGCAGAGGGTTTCTGAGATAAACCAGATGATAAAAAGACTTGCCGATCTGAACAACAAGATTCGAATAGGAATGACTCTCAAGTCTCCTCCAAACGATCTTCTCGATGAAAGAGACAGGATCTTAGATGAACTGTCGGACCTTGTGAATATAAACTACACGGAAGCGGAAGATGGGCAAATCACACTGAGAATAGGAAACCAGATCGTTCTGAATGGTTCCACTTATAACGAAGTTCGTGCACTAGAAAGGCCATATGGAAAAGGTTATCACGAGCTCTTTGTTGGTAACGCAAAGCTGATTCTCAGCGATGGAAAGTTGAAAGCACTCCTGGATCTGAGAGATTCAACCATTGTGAAATACATGAGAAAGCTCGATGAATTTGTTCTTTTCACAACAGACGCGATCAATCTTATTCACAGGGATGGATTTGAAGCAGGTGGTGTAACAACGAACCTTGATTTTTTCAAAAAGATCGAGTCCTTCTCAAATGATCCAGCGATATTCAGACTCAAAGGTAACAGAAAACTTGAGATGGGACCTTACCATGTGGTCACGGGTGTTCATTCTGCAACCAGTGTTTCGGAAATAACTGGGAAAACCTTTACTTCCAGCGACCTGATTTTTTCCTTTGGAGGAGGAACGTCATCAAACCTGGCTGTTACTCCTGGAATGACCATTGGTGATCTTGCTTTGTCTTGGAGTCTGCTTGGGACAACCTTGAACATTGGCCAGCACGCAGGAGGGTACAGACTGTATCTGGAGGACACTTCTGGAGATCTCAGGAACAAGGTTTTCTTTTCTCTGGGAAATTCTCTTTCGAAGATGGGTTTTGAGACTGAGACAAGAGGTTTTCTCACCATAAAGGAATCTGATCTTTCTTCACTTTCCTCTGGTGTCTACAACGTGAACGTCGAGTACACACTCGAGGATGGATCGAAACAAACTGAAACGATCTCCATAGATCTCTCGTCCGGTGTGAACCTGTCGAACATCGCATCTTCCATAAATTCCTCCTCGCATTTGATGGCTCAGATCTACACTGATCCAGCCACGGGGGAAAACATGCTGGTGATCGTTCCTGATGAGCATCTGAACTTCGACCCATCGGCGGTGAACGTGTTGAGTGATGACAGTTTCTTCACAAAATCGAATGCTTTCATCAGAAATTACGAAGTATTGAAGTACAAAGACACACTGGAGAATGTTTTCCACGGACAGACAGGTTTCGATCCCACCAGTGCTTTCACAATTACGATAAACTCCACCGATATAGAGATCGATCCGGCTGTGGATACTCTGGAGACGATCGTTGAAAAGATCAATGAAAAAGGTACGGGAGTTCTTGCCGATCTCACACCTCACAACTCTTTTGTTCTCAGGGCCACCTCACTCTACGATTTCGATCTCAGGATGATGGAAATAAAGGGTCCACAAGGGTTTTTCGAAGCTCTAGGACTCATCGATCCAGACAACAATCCGACCACGTTCGACTGGACAAATTCTTATACACTGGTGTCGAAAAACGATAATTTTGATACACTGAGAGAAAGGTTTAAGGTGGCGGACATCTTGACTTTCGACAAGGCACCGCTCGACGAACCTCTGAACATAGTCAACCAGTTTGAGGTGAGTTCTTCGTTGTCGTCCAACCCGAACAATCTCGCTGTTGACATCGGCTACGCTCTTGAGAACTCCAACTGGAATGTGGTGGATATAAGCCCCACTGGAGCTGCCAATCCGAAACTTCTTGAGATGATCCAGAATCTCTATACCAGAAAGATGTTGTCAAATGGAAAGGAAAGTTTCTACGAATTCTTCGGAGGTGTTGTCGCGGAACTTGGTGTTGAGGCGGAAACCGCCAGTAGTTTGAAAACCAACACTGAGATTCTCAAGCAAGAGATAGACAACGAACGTGAAAGAGTAAAAGGAGTTTCCCTCGATGAAGAAATGGCAAACATGATAGAATACCAGCACGCTTTCAGCGCTGCCGCCAAGGTCATCAGTACAGTGGATGAAATGATACAGATCGTGATAAACATGGTGAGGTGA
- the flgL gene encoding flagellar hook-associated protein FlgL: MRVTNKMISDRVLFNIQTSLKRIAKLHDQLSSGYKVRYPSDDAVVAKRASDIMTRKRELEQFQRNIDHIQTYVNAYDSALQTVSAISQRLRELLVRAANGTLSKAEREAIAEEIDKIRDNLVEIANTRIGNEYIFSGYDVFSEAVRYENNSWKIVTSPSANKSRSVLVLGHSIEYGVTASEIFKLNDGRNIFQVLDEVAGLLRSNLDDSTISSHISNVSLKDLSLFEENVTKVTGKVGGVSRFIEMVEGRIEDLDYFFTEYLSKERDADITELVTDLAMQQSVLEAALKSASRVLQATLVDFVR, translated from the coding sequence ATGCGTGTAACGAACAAGATGATAAGCGACAGGGTGCTGTTCAATATACAGACGAGTTTGAAAAGAATCGCAAAGCTCCACGATCAGCTCTCTTCGGGTTACAAAGTGAGATATCCAAGTGATGATGCCGTTGTTGCCAAAAGGGCAAGCGACATCATGACAAGAAAGAGAGAACTCGAACAGTTTCAGAGGAACATAGATCATATTCAAACTTATGTGAATGCATACGACAGCGCTTTACAGACCGTTTCTGCTATTTCTCAGAGATTGAGAGAATTGCTCGTAAGGGCTGCGAATGGAACGCTTTCAAAAGCAGAGCGTGAGGCAATAGCAGAAGAAATCGACAAGATAAGGGACAATCTTGTTGAGATAGCAAATACCAGAATTGGGAACGAGTACATCTTCTCTGGATACGACGTTTTTAGTGAGGCCGTGAGATATGAAAACAACTCCTGGAAAATAGTAACTTCTCCTTCTGCCAACAAGAGTCGTTCCGTGCTCGTTTTGGGTCACTCTATAGAGTACGGTGTCACAGCAAGTGAGATCTTCAAACTGAACGATGGAAGGAATATATTTCAGGTGCTGGATGAAGTGGCCGGCCTTCTGCGCTCAAACCTTGATGACAGTACAATATCTTCTCACATATCGAATGTTTCTTTGAAGGATCTTTCTTTATTTGAAGAGAACGTCACAAAAGTAACGGGAAAGGTGGGTGGAGTGAGCAGATTCATAGAAATGGTTGAGGGAAGAATCGAAGATCTTGATTATTTCTTCACTGAGTACCTTTCCAAGGAAAGAGATGCCGATATAACAGAACTTGTAACGGATCTTGCGATGCAACAATCCGTCCTGGAAGCTGCCTTGAAATCGGCAAGCAGGGTTCTTCAGGCTACTCTGGTGGATTTTGTGAGGTGA
- the fliW gene encoding flagellar assembly protein FliW: protein MVYSTKLGEIEITDDQIFVFEEGIPGFEHLKKFALIFPEETFPIGWLLSLEDSHVGLPVVDPKLVRPDYDPVVPSEDLEKLGVSNQDELLFFCVLTIPPGKPEEATINLRAPIIIQQKTKKGMQVILENSDYHLKHLLSEEMERAKSMV, encoded by the coding sequence GTGGTTTACAGTACAAAACTCGGAGAGATAGAAATAACCGATGACCAGATCTTTGTATTCGAGGAAGGAATACCAGGTTTTGAGCACCTGAAAAAGTTCGCACTGATATTTCCAGAGGAGACCTTTCCCATAGGGTGGTTGCTTTCCCTGGAAGACAGCCATGTTGGCCTTCCCGTTGTGGATCCAAAGCTTGTAAGACCCGATTATGACCCTGTAGTACCGTCTGAAGACCTTGAGAAACTCGGGGTATCGAATCAAGATGAACTGCTTTTTTTCTGCGTTCTGACAATACCCCCTGGAAAACCAGAAGAGGCAACGATAAATCTCCGGGCTCCGATCATCATCCAACAGAAGACAAAGAAAGGGATGCAGGTGATACTGGAGAACTCAGATTATCATTTAAAACACCTTCTCTCTGAAGAGATGGAGCGGGCGAAATCTATGGTATGA
- a CDS encoding cobalamin-binding protein, with protein MHRKLSVLLFILVSILTLAVTVVDDSGRVVEFATVPERVVSLSPAATRFLIFLGLEDRIVGVTDYDSYEAERVGAMVPVNVEKVVALNPDLVLMFGGFQLPEVAKLERVGLKVLVINPTSLDDIIRDVVLLGTIFGETELAVEKAGELKNKMLEIGKKAYNIPPLKRPKVLYLISAPGSDVKEIWTCGEGSYLDEIISLAGGMNIASGIAGPNGWPQLSLEYVVAQNPDVIIVGVYVPGTEDEEIKKILDFDPFREVNAVKNKKVFTVDGNLASQPSPDVFKLLDILYNYFYGGSNR; from the coding sequence GTGCACAGGAAACTGAGTGTTCTTTTGTTCATTTTGGTGTCCATCCTCACACTTGCCGTGACTGTCGTTGACGACTCAGGAAGAGTGGTAGAATTCGCGACTGTTCCGGAAAGGGTGGTCAGCCTCTCTCCTGCCGCGACAAGGTTTCTGATCTTTCTGGGGCTGGAAGATAGAATCGTCGGCGTGACAGATTACGACAGTTACGAAGCGGAAAGAGTCGGTGCGATGGTTCCGGTGAACGTCGAAAAAGTGGTGGCACTGAATCCGGATCTTGTCCTGATGTTCGGTGGGTTTCAACTTCCCGAGGTTGCAAAGCTTGAGAGGGTTGGACTGAAGGTTCTGGTGATCAACCCCACCTCGCTCGATGACATCATAAGGGACGTGGTGCTTCTTGGAACGATCTTCGGTGAGACAGAGCTTGCGGTTGAAAAAGCAGGTGAGTTGAAGAATAAAATGCTGGAAATAGGGAAGAAAGCCTACAACATTCCTCCCTTAAAACGTCCGAAGGTTCTGTATCTGATCTCCGCTCCAGGATCTGATGTGAAGGAAATATGGACCTGTGGAGAAGGGTCTTACTTGGACGAGATCATTTCCCTCGCTGGTGGAATGAACATCGCCTCAGGCATTGCAGGTCCAAACGGCTGGCCACAGCTGTCGCTCGAATACGTTGTAGCGCAGAACCCTGATGTGATCATCGTGGGAGTCTATGTTCCGGGAACGGAGGACGAGGAGATAAAGAAGATCCTCGATTTTGATCCCTTCAGAGAGGTAAATGCCGTGAAAAACAAAAAAGTGTTCACTGTGGATGGCAACCTCGCCTCTCAGCCATCTCCAGATGTCTTCAAACTCCTCGACATTCTGTACAACTATTTCTACGGAGGAAGCAACCGGTGA
- a CDS encoding iron ABC transporter permease yields MKKLILPILMISFLFGILFGGVSLDPLEILGVLFGLKENPLVERILSLRIPRVFASFVVGAGLSLVGNVFQNLLKNPLVDPYLLGISSGASFGTVLSLYLAEVIGASWIYRIPLLSFGFSVIASLLTLFIARREGRFPVTSIILAGVVISTLFSSLTYMTIVLLKRNVTTISLWLFGSFSGTVWEDVTFYSVVVAFFLLYSVVFSKHLNAMALGEEEAFVLGINVETLKVITFLFGNLTTAFLVSRSGVIGFVGLIVPHIARYLVGPGFLRSALTSVIVGGVLLTLCDTVSRSLFSPTELPVGVVTALLGAPFLAFLMKRGV; encoded by the coding sequence GTGAAGAAATTGATTCTTCCGATTCTGATGATCAGCTTTCTCTTTGGAATACTCTTTGGTGGTGTGTCACTGGACCCCCTCGAAATTTTGGGGGTCCTCTTCGGTTTGAAAGAAAATCCATTGGTTGAAAGAATACTGTCCTTGAGGATCCCCAGAGTCTTTGCAAGTTTCGTTGTGGGAGCAGGGCTTTCCCTGGTTGGAAACGTCTTCCAGAATCTTCTGAAAAATCCCCTTGTCGATCCGTACCTTCTTGGAATTTCTTCTGGGGCTTCTTTCGGGACGGTCCTCTCACTCTATCTTGCAGAGGTCATCGGCGCTTCTTGGATATACCGCATCCCGCTTCTCAGTTTTGGTTTTTCAGTGATTGCCTCACTTCTCACCCTCTTCATTGCAAGGAGGGAAGGCCGTTTCCCCGTGACTTCCATCATCCTTGCGGGGGTCGTGATCAGCACTCTCTTCAGTTCCCTCACATACATGACGATCGTTCTCCTCAAAAGAAACGTGACCACCATATCTCTCTGGCTTTTCGGAAGTTTCTCGGGAACCGTTTGGGAAGACGTTACTTTCTACTCCGTAGTCGTCGCATTTTTTCTCCTCTATTCTGTGGTCTTTTCAAAACATCTCAACGCCATGGCTCTTGGAGAAGAAGAGGCTTTTGTTTTGGGGATCAACGTGGAGACCTTGAAGGTGATCACGTTTCTTTTTGGAAACCTCACCACGGCTTTTCTCGTTTCCAGAAGCGGTGTCATTGGTTTCGTTGGTCTCATAGTTCCTCACATCGCCAGATACCTTGTGGGCCCTGGTTTCCTAAGGTCGGCACTGACGAGTGTGATCGTGGGAGGAGTTCTTCTCACCCTGTGCGACACGGTATCGAGATCTTTGTTTTCCCCAACGGAACTTCCCGTTGGAGTCGTAACTGCTCTGTTGGGTGCTCCTTTTCTCGCCTTTCTCATGAAAAGGGGTGTGTGA
- a CDS encoding ABC transporter ATP-binding protein — MKVENLYFRYRTGFSLENIEFSVEEGEFFGIIGPNGSGKTTILKILSGLLKPQKGTVLLFGKVPWEVSRKEMAKTITLVSQDFFPSYDFTVKEIVEMGRLPHQRLLNGTSKRDEEIVLKSLELTNTLKFSSRTFWTLSAGEQRKVVFSKAIAQDTKILLVDELTAHLDYSNVSLVGNVMRKLKESGKTIVAVFHDINVASLLCDRLAVMKNGRIIKIGAPPEVLDEGVLRSVFETEFVVLTHPVTKKPLAFLK; from the coding sequence GTGAAGGTGGAGAATCTGTATTTTCGATACAGGACGGGTTTTTCTCTGGAAAACATCGAATTCTCCGTGGAGGAGGGAGAATTCTTTGGAATAATAGGTCCAAACGGATCTGGAAAAACTACCATTTTGAAGATACTATCGGGACTTCTGAAGCCTCAGAAAGGAACGGTGCTTCTCTTTGGAAAAGTTCCATGGGAGGTCTCCAGAAAAGAGATGGCAAAGACCATCACCCTCGTTTCTCAGGATTTCTTCCCCTCGTACGATTTCACCGTAAAAGAGATCGTTGAGATGGGAAGACTTCCGCATCAGCGCCTTCTGAATGGAACGAGCAAAAGAGATGAGGAGATCGTTTTAAAAAGCCTGGAACTGACCAACACCTTGAAATTTTCCTCGAGAACCTTCTGGACGCTGAGTGCTGGTGAACAAAGGAAGGTTGTGTTTTCAAAGGCGATCGCCCAGGACACGAAGATCCTCCTTGTGGACGAACTGACCGCTCACCTTGACTACAGTAACGTGAGTCTTGTGGGCAACGTGATGAGAAAGTTGAAAGAGTCCGGGAAGACCATCGTGGCGGTTTTTCACGATATAAACGTGGCATCGCTTCTGTGTGATAGGCTGGCTGTGATGAAAAACGGCAGGATCATAAAAATCGGAGCACCCCCCGAGGTCCTCGACGAAGGGGTGCTCCGAAGTGTGTTTGAAACAGAATTTGTCGTACTGACACATCCTGTGACAAAAAAGCCTCTAGCCTTCCTCAAATAG